Within the Ignavibacteria bacterium genome, the region ACCGCAACGCCGTTCAACACCTGATGGAGAATAAACGAATGTTCACTATCCGCAACGTCAGCAGAAATTTCTACGTCGCGATTGATTGGACCGGGATGTAAAATCGTAATCGGCTTTCGCGCTTTTTCCAAACGCTTTTTTGTTACGCCAAAATATTTATTGTATTCTTCATTCGATGGAAACAACACCGCGTGCAATCGTTCGCGTTGAATACGCAGCACGTTCAAAGCATCAACATTCGGAATCACGTCGTCAATGTTGTGAAACACTTCCACGCCAAGTTGCTCGATGAATTTCGGCATCATGGTTTTAGGTCCGCACAAAGAAACTTTTGCACCCATTGTTTTCAGTCCGTAAATATTGGAAAGCGCAACGCGGCTATGAGAAATATCGCCGACAATGCCCACGCGCAAACCATCGAGCGTTCCGAATTTTTCCCGCAGCGTCATCATATCGAGCAATGCCTGCGTGGGATGTTCGTGCGCTCCGTCTCCCGCATTGATAATTGTTGCGTCTGAAATGCGCGTGAGAAACAACGGAACTCCCGGCGATTCGTGGCGCACAACAATCATATCAATTTTCATCGCTTCGATATTTTTCACCGTGTCTTTGAACGTTTCGCCTTTACTCACGCTGCTTCCCGACGCAGCAAAATTCACTACGTCAGCAGAAAGTCGCCGCTCGGCAAGTTCAAATGCAATGCGCGTGCGTGTGGACGATTCAAAAAATAAATTGACAATCGTTTTGCCGTTGAGCGTCGGCACTTTTTTTATCGGACGTTCCAGCACTTCGCGAAACGACATTCCCGTATCGAGCATCAGCGTAATATCTTCCCGCGAAACATTTTCCATTCCGAGTAAATGATTGATATGAAGTTTTGGTGTTGGTGTTTCTGTCATTGAAAAAAGTAGTTGAGTAAAAAGTATGTTAGTAGTTGAGATTTTTACTTAGTGTTTCTTAGTGTTCTTTGTGCCTTAGTGGTTTTATTTTTTCACCACAAAGTCACGAAGGCACAAAGTTTCAACAAAATTTTATTTGTTTGGATAATCAATTCCTAAATCTTTTGCAATTAGTTCAAACCCACGTTCATTTTTGTACCTCTCTACGTCTATGTTTTTTATTCGTACTTTTTCCCAAGTAGAAGATTTGTCGTGGTGTTTTCGGATGAACTTTAATGGTAGTGTATAGAACTCAACATTCTGCATTCCTATTTTTGATGGACTTCCTTTTTTGTACTTTCCCATAAAGTAACCTATGTTTAAGAATGCAACAATTACGTAATCAAACGCAGAAAAAGATTTCTCTTTTACAGGAAATCCTCTATCGCAATCTGTTTGATAACGACTTTTCACTTGAATGCGAATTTGTTTTTTTGTTTTTCTTGGGTTCGGATGAATACATATTAAATCATATCCTTCATTATTTGGAGGTGCTTTGTAAGTCAAAATATTTCTCCGCATCAAATAACCTTGAACTAAAAATTCAGCTCCGTGCGAAACGACTGGTAATCGCAAAGTATTATTTATTTCTTTTTTAGTTTCCATATTTTCTTA harbors:
- a CDS encoding aspartate carbamoyltransferase catalytic subunit; protein product: MTETPTPKLHINHLLGMENVSREDITLMLDTGMSFREVLERPIKKVPTLNGKTIVNLFFESSTRTRIAFELAERRLSADVVNFAASGSSVSKGETFKDTVKNIEAMKIDMIVVRHESPGVPLFLTRISDATIINAGDGAHEHPTQALLDMMTLREKFGTLDGLRVGIVGDISHSRVALSNIYGLKTMGAKVSLCGPKTMMPKFIEQLGVEVFHNIDDVIPNVDALNVLRIQRERLHAVLFPSNEEYNKYFGVTKKRLEKARKPITILHPGPINRDVEISADVADSEHSFILHQVLNGVAVRMGILFLLGTKGKAN